One window of Candidatus Regiella endosymbiont of Tuberolachnus salignus genomic DNA carries:
- a CDS encoding thiamine pyrophosphate-binding protein, giving the protein MIDADCFLRILARHNVNFYSCVSDPLLNEFFFTVADYSNEIIYQTACDDKAAIGVAIGSYLATGYIPAVYLKNSGLYTVVNPFYSAAKPEVYGIPLLLIVGWQNETDIEKNTPHNKYHQHDELRIAPIPLLQQLHIPYKILGECTEDWERTVASLLAIAHDECRPVALVVKKISFSTTKATSTNRKVIFNSSAEKIK; this is encoded by the coding sequence ATGATAGATGCTGATTGTTTTTTACGCATTCTAGCGCGGCACAATGTAAATTTTTATAGTTGTGTTTCTGATCCATTGTTAAATGAATTCTTTTTTACTGTTGCCGATTACTCTAATGAAATAATCTATCAAACTGCTTGCGATGATAAAGCAGCGATAGGAGTAGCTATTGGTAGTTATTTAGCAACGGGTTATATACCTGCTGTTTATCTGAAAAATTCAGGACTTTACACTGTTGTTAATCCTTTTTACTCTGCTGCTAAACCTGAAGTCTATGGCATACCTTTATTACTGATTGTCGGTTGGCAAAATGAAACTGATATTGAAAAAAATACGCCTCATAATAAATATCATCAACATGATGAGCTAAGAATAGCGCCTATTCCGTTGTTACAACAATTACACATTCCCTATAAAATATTAGGAGAATGTACTGAAGATTGGGAAAGGACAGTTGCATCATTATTGGCTATCGCTCATGATGAATGTAGACCCGTTGCTTTGGTGGTTAAAAAAATCTCTTTTTCAACCACCAAAGCGACGAGTACAAACCGGAAGGTCATATTTAATTCGTCAGCAGAAAAAATTAAATAA
- the putA gene encoding trifunctional transcriptional regulator/proline dehydrogenase/L-glutamate gamma-semialdehyde dehydrogenase: MGSTKMEVRFDEVTRDKIEKAAQNINRTPHWLIKQAISNYLTHLENNTTIMMPDEGLNDCHPDDAQDSMPTELISAYQPFLDFSEQVLIQSDKRVDITAAYRRPESETIPMLLEQARLPTDLAQATHKLAYRIAEKLRNKKSTNGRAGIVQSLLQEFSLSSEEGVALMCLAEALLRIPDKETRDALIRDKIGKGNWQSHLGHSPSLFVNAATWGLLLTGRVVSIDEKNQLSNFLNLVINKGGKPLIRKAVDRAMRFMGQQFVTGETIAEALANARKLEDKGFRYSYDMLGEAALTESDASAYFDSYQKAIHAIGKASDGRGIYEGPGISIKLSALHPRYSRAQYERVMDELYPRLLSLTLQAKQYDIGINIDAEEADRLEISLDLLERLCFEPQLACWNGIGFVIQAYQKRCPFVIDTVIDMARRSHRRLMIRLVKGAYWDSEIKRAQIDGLEGYPVYTRKVYTDVAYLACARKLLAEPSLIYPQFATHNAHTLAAVYHLAGQNYYSGQYEFQCLHGMGEPLYEQVVGQIAEGKLNRPCRVYAPVGTHETLLAYLVRRLLENGANTSFVNRIADTTLPLDDLIADPVKEVEIMAASEGRLGLPHPKIPLPRNLYGQERLNSRGLDLSNEQRLASLSAALLISGSKLWHVQPMIATELDQNLDQCLEKPIINPAEPSDVIGYERQASQEEVSRALDAAAGPGSIWFNTPASERAIILIKAAELMENQMQNLIGILVREAGKTFNNAIAEVREAVDFLRYYANLIRYDFDSKDEQGNPTYCPLGSVVCISPWNFPLAIFTGQIAAALAAGNSVLAKPAEPTPLIAAQAINILLEAGIPQNALQLLPGKGEKVGTWLINDPRVRGVMFTGSTKVASLLQRNIAGRLDSQGRTTPLIAETGGLNAMIVDASALTEQVVTDVIESAFDSAGQRCSALRILCIQEEVAEHTLRMLRGAMAECRMGNPERLSTDIGPVITREAQAGIEGYIQAMRVKGRKVYQAARSNILDEKEWQRGTFIQPTLIELASFDELQQEIFGPVLHVVRFQQQDLDTLVDKINATGYGLTLGVHTRVDETVSRITERAKVGNIYVNRNMVGAVVGVQPFGGEGLSGTGPKAGGPLYLYRLLSQRPENALLTALTRQNNQQAPEVNGRESLLAAHSALMQFLTTEHEALLKPAQGYAELAQGGTVHQLVGPTGERNTYTLLPRERVLCIANNQEDILIQLSAVLAVGSQVLWLDGSLQKDLFRKLPALVQSCIRFSADWQSSNILFDAVIFHGDIEKLRTLCQQISQRDGSIISVQGFAPGETAIFLERLLIEHTVSINTAAAGGNANLMTID; the protein is encoded by the coding sequence ATGGGTAGTACAAAAATGGAGGTGAGATTTGACGAAGTTACTCGCGATAAAATTGAAAAGGCAGCACAGAATATTAATCGGACACCACATTGGTTAATTAAACAAGCGATTTCTAATTACCTGACTCATTTAGAAAATAATACAACAATAATGATGCCTGATGAAGGACTCAATGATTGCCATCCTGACGACGCGCAGGATAGTATGCCTACCGAATTGATCTCTGCCTATCAACCATTTTTGGATTTCTCAGAACAGGTTTTAATACAATCAGATAAACGTGTTGACATTACTGCAGCTTATCGCCGTCCCGAAAGTGAAACCATTCCAATGCTGCTAGAGCAAGCACGCCTACCTACTGATCTAGCGCAAGCAACCCATAAATTGGCTTATCGTATTGCTGAAAAGTTACGTAACAAAAAAAGCACTAACGGTCGAGCCGGTATTGTACAAAGCTTATTACAAGAGTTTTCACTCTCTTCTGAAGAAGGCGTCGCCTTGATGTGTTTGGCTGAAGCGCTATTACGCATTCCAGATAAAGAGACGCGTGATGCATTGATTCGTGACAAAATCGGCAAAGGAAATTGGCAATCCCATCTTGGGCACAGCCCTTCTTTATTTGTTAATGCCGCCACTTGGGGTTTACTGCTCACCGGTCGTGTTGTTTCTATAGATGAAAAAAATCAGCTTTCCAATTTCTTAAATCTTGTCATCAATAAAGGAGGGAAACCATTAATTCGTAAAGCGGTAGATAGGGCTATGCGTTTCATGGGACAGCAATTTGTTACCGGAGAGACAATCGCTGAAGCTTTAGCCAATGCCCGAAAATTAGAAGATAAAGGTTTCCGTTACTCCTACGATATGTTAGGAGAAGCCGCATTAACTGAATCAGATGCCTCAGCCTATTTTGATTCTTATCAAAAAGCCATTCATGCCATTGGTAAAGCGTCTGATGGCCGTGGGATTTACGAAGGCCCAGGGATTTCGATTAAACTTTCGGCTTTGCATCCACGTTATAGCCGTGCTCAATATGAACGTGTGATGGATGAACTTTATCCACGCTTATTATCATTAACATTGCAAGCTAAGCAGTATGATATTGGGATTAATATTGATGCCGAAGAAGCCGATCGTTTAGAAATTTCCCTCGATTTGTTGGAAAGACTGTGTTTTGAACCACAATTGGCGTGCTGGAATGGCATTGGTTTCGTCATCCAAGCCTATCAAAAACGCTGTCCGTTTGTTATTGATACCGTGATCGATATGGCGCGCCGTAGCCATCGTCGTTTGATGATCCGTCTGGTTAAAGGTGCTTATTGGGACAGTGAAATTAAACGTGCGCAGATAGATGGTTTAGAAGGTTATCCGGTTTATACCCGTAAGGTTTATACCGATGTTGCTTATCTAGCCTGTGCCCGCAAATTACTGGCTGAACCGAGTTTGATTTATCCCCAATTTGCTACCCATAATGCGCATACGCTGGCGGCTGTTTATCATTTAGCAGGGCAAAATTACTATTCTGGTCAGTATGAATTTCAGTGTTTGCACGGTATGGGCGAACCGCTGTATGAACAAGTGGTCGGGCAAATTGCTGAAGGTAAACTTAATCGCCCTTGTCGGGTGTATGCGCCGGTGGGAACCCATGAAACCTTATTGGCTTATTTGGTGAGACGTTTGTTAGAAAACGGAGCCAATACCTCCTTTGTGAATCGGATTGCTGATACCACACTGCCACTTGACGATCTGATTGCTGATCCGGTTAAAGAGGTAGAAATCATGGCTGCATCAGAGGGTCGATTAGGTTTACCTCATCCTAAAATTCCTTTGCCAAGAAATTTATATGGTCAGGAGCGGCTCAATTCTCGGGGGTTGGATCTGTCAAATGAACAGCGACTGGCTTCGCTTTCCGCTGCCTTATTAATCAGTGGCAGCAAACTATGGCATGTACAACCTATGATTGCCACTGAACTCGATCAAAACCTCGATCAATGCCTTGAAAAACCGATTATCAATCCTGCAGAGCCGAGCGATGTGATTGGCTATGAACGTCAAGCGAGTCAAGAAGAAGTTAGCCGTGCCTTAGATGCCGCCGCCGGTCCAGGCTCAATTTGGTTCAATACCCCTGCGAGTGAGCGTGCCATTATTTTGATCAAAGCGGCTGAATTGATGGAAAATCAAATGCAAAATTTGATAGGCATTTTGGTGCGTGAAGCCGGTAAAACCTTCAATAATGCTATTGCTGAAGTGCGTGAAGCTGTCGATTTTCTGCGTTATTACGCCAACCTGATACGATATGATTTTGATAGCAAAGATGAACAGGGTAATCCGACCTATTGTCCGCTCGGCTCTGTAGTCTGTATCAGCCCGTGGAATTTTCCGCTTGCCATTTTCACCGGACAAATTGCCGCTGCGCTGGCGGCCGGTAATTCAGTACTAGCAAAGCCTGCGGAACCGACACCGTTAATAGCAGCACAAGCCATCAATATTTTGTTGGAAGCCGGTATTCCACAAAATGCATTGCAACTATTACCCGGTAAAGGTGAAAAAGTAGGAACATGGCTAATCAATGATCCACGCGTGCGAGGTGTGATGTTCACCGGTTCAACCAAAGTGGCCAGCTTGCTTCAACGTAATATCGCCGGTCGTTTAGATTCACAAGGTCGAACAACACCATTAATTGCTGAAACCGGCGGTCTAAATGCGATGATCGTTGACGCTTCAGCATTAACAGAGCAAGTGGTTACTGATGTAATCGAATCTGCATTCGACAGTGCCGGCCAGCGTTGTTCTGCTCTGCGCATCTTGTGTATTCAAGAAGAGGTTGCTGAACATACGCTACGGATGTTGCGAGGCGCAATGGCTGAATGCCGGATGGGTAATCCCGAGCGTTTATCAACCGATATTGGTCCTGTCATCACTCGCGAAGCACAAGCGGGGATTGAAGGTTATATCCAGGCTATGCGTGTCAAGGGGCGTAAAGTATATCAGGCAGCACGATCTAATATTTTAGATGAAAAAGAATGGCAGCGAGGGACTTTTATTCAGCCAACACTAATAGAATTGGCGAGTTTTGATGAGCTGCAACAAGAAATTTTTGGCCCCGTATTGCATGTGGTTCGTTTTCAACAGCAAGATCTTGATACATTGGTCGATAAAATTAATGCGACAGGTTATGGGTTAACTTTAGGCGTCCACACTCGAGTTGATGAAACGGTTTCACGAATAACGGAACGTGCTAAAGTCGGTAATATATATGTTAATCGAAATATGGTGGGTGCAGTCGTTGGGGTACAACCATTTGGCGGCGAAGGTTTATCCGGTACTGGGCCGAAAGCCGGCGGGCCACTTTATTTATATCGCTTATTATCTCAACGTCCGGAAAATGCTCTGTTAACAGCCTTAACTCGTCAAAATAACCAGCAAGCACCAGAAGTGAATGGACGCGAATCTTTATTGGCGGCACATAGTGCCTTAATGCAATTTTTGACAACAGAACATGAAGCTTTGCTTAAGCCTGCTCAAGGTTACGCTGAATTAGCGCAGGGGGGCACTGTACATCAGTTAGTAGGGCCAACCGGTGAGCGTAATACCTATACTTTATTGCCTCGTGAGAGAGTGCTTTGCATAGCAAACAACCAAGAAGATATTTTGATTCAACTGTCGGCGGTATTGGCCGTGGGCAGTCAAGTACTATGGCTAGACGGTAGTTTACAAAAAGATCTTTTTCGTAAACTCCCTGCGCTGGTGCAATCTTGTATTCGTTTCAGTGCTGATTGGCAAAGCAGTAACATTCTTTTTGATGCTGTTATTTTTCATGGTGATATTGAAAAATTACGGACACTCTGTCAGCAAATTTCACAACGTGATGGCTCCATTATTTCTGTACAAGGCTTTGCTCCAGGTGAAACCGCTATCTTTCTGGAACGCTTGTTGATTGAACATACGGTAAGTATTAATACTGCGGCGGCAGGAGGCAATGCAAATTTAATGACTATTGATTAA
- the putP gene encoding sodium/proline symporter PutP, with protein sequence MTTNTPMLVTFAIYIFVMIFIGLIAYRATNNFDDYILGGRSLGSVVTALSAGASDMSGWLLMGLPGAVFIYGISESWIAIGLVIGAYLNWKLVAGRLRVHTEANNNALTLPDYFTSRFADKSKLLRIISALVILVFFTIYSSSGIVAGATLFNSLFDISYQNALWIGAAATIIYTLIGGFLAASWTDTVQATLIIFALLLTPVMVILSVGGIDSAIMVIEAKNIANVDMFSRLDFIAVISLLGWGLGYFGQPHILARFMAADSHHTIRNARRISMTWMILCLTGTIAIGFFGIAYFENHPELAGSVSKNGEQVFIELAKLIFNPWVAGVVLSAILAAVMSSLSCQLLVCSSAITEDLYKAFLRKKASQKELVWVGRSMVLIISLVAIALAADPNNRVLSLVSYAWAGFGAAFGPVILISVVWSKMTRNAALVGMIVGAVTVIIWKQFAWLGLYEIIPGFLFASISIFVVSLMDSAPSQVITDRFHKAELKFKSVCPSD encoded by the coding sequence ATGACGACAAATACGCCGATGCTGGTGACATTTGCAATTTATATTTTTGTAATGATTTTCATTGGGTTAATCGCTTACAGGGCAACAAATAATTTTGATGATTATATTTTAGGTGGCCGTAGTCTGGGGAGTGTGGTCACGGCATTATCCGCGGGCGCTTCAGACATGAGCGGTTGGTTATTAATGGGATTACCCGGCGCCGTTTTTATCTACGGCATTTCAGAAAGTTGGATCGCTATCGGATTAGTGATAGGCGCTTATCTCAATTGGAAATTAGTTGCTGGGCGTTTACGCGTTCATACCGAGGCAAACAATAATGCGTTAACCTTGCCTGACTATTTTACCAGTCGATTTGCAGATAAAAGCAAATTATTGCGCATTATATCTGCGTTAGTGATCTTGGTCTTTTTTACTATTTATTCTTCTTCCGGTATCGTTGCTGGTGCAACATTATTCAACAGTTTATTTGACATCAGTTATCAAAATGCACTCTGGATAGGGGCAGCTGCTACCATTATTTACACTCTAATCGGGGGTTTCTTAGCGGCAAGTTGGACAGACACAGTACAGGCTACGCTAATTATTTTTGCGTTGCTTTTAACACCCGTTATGGTCATTTTATCTGTCGGTGGAATTGATAGCGCAATCATGGTGATTGAAGCTAAAAATATAGCCAACGTTGATATGTTTAGCCGATTAGATTTCATCGCCGTTATCTCTTTATTAGGATGGGGCTTAGGCTATTTCGGTCAACCCCACATTTTAGCTCGATTTATGGCCGCAGACTCTCATCATACCATCCGTAATGCACGGCGTATTAGTATGACCTGGATGATTCTTTGTCTGACAGGAACGATCGCTATCGGCTTTTTCGGAATCGCGTATTTTGAAAATCATCCTGAGCTGGCAGGCTCGGTGTCAAAAAATGGGGAACAAGTCTTTATTGAATTAGCCAAATTAATTTTTAATCCCTGGGTTGCGGGAGTTGTCTTGTCGGCGATTCTTGCTGCTGTGATGAGTTCGCTGAGCTGTCAGTTGCTTGTTTGTTCCAGTGCGATAACTGAAGATCTGTATAAAGCTTTTTTACGTAAAAAAGCGAGCCAAAAAGAATTGGTATGGGTCGGCCGTTCCATGGTATTGATAATATCATTGGTTGCTATCGCTTTGGCCGCCGATCCCAATAACCGAGTGCTCAGCCTTGTTAGTTATGCGTGGGCAGGTTTTGGAGCCGCATTCGGGCCGGTAATATTGATCTCGGTTGTTTGGTCAAAAATGACACGTAATGCCGCACTCGTTGGTATGATCGTGGGAGCGGTAACCGTAATAATTTGGAAGCAATTTGCTTGGTTAGGTTTATATGAGATTATCCCTGGGTTTTTATTTGCCAGTATTTCTATTTTTGTCGTCAGCCTAATGGATTCCGCGCCTAGTCAAGTTATTACCGATCGCTTCCATAAAGCAGAATTAAAATTTAAGTCCGTTTGTCCGTCTGATTAA